The proteins below come from a single Halobacillus salinarum genomic window:
- a CDS encoding ABC transporter ATP-binding protein — MISINNISKEFPGKIAVSNLSLDIPDGKIFGFLGPNGAGKSTTIKMLTGILPIDKGTITFNGVDFSKNPLKVKKQMGYVPDRSDIFLRLKGIEYLNFIGDMYGVPAEERETKIEYLTKTFGIYDALKDHIQTYSHGMRQKIVVSGVLLHDPDVWILDEPLTGLDPKSAYTLKEMMREHAEKGKIVFFSTHVLEVVEQVCDEVAIINHGRLQFKGNMPEMKKQFKENENLEKMFLELTQHG, encoded by the coding sequence ATGATCTCAATTAACAACATATCCAAAGAATTCCCAGGGAAAATAGCTGTAAGCAACTTAAGTCTTGACATTCCAGATGGGAAAATTTTTGGTTTTCTTGGCCCAAATGGGGCTGGAAAGTCAACTACGATAAAAATGCTGACAGGGATACTGCCTATTGATAAAGGGACCATCACCTTTAATGGAGTGGACTTCTCAAAAAATCCACTGAAGGTAAAAAAACAAATGGGGTATGTTCCTGATCGATCGGATATCTTCCTGCGTTTAAAAGGAATCGAATATTTAAATTTCATCGGTGATATGTACGGAGTGCCTGCAGAGGAAAGGGAAACCAAAATCGAATACTTAACAAAGACCTTTGGGATTTATGATGCGCTTAAAGACCACATTCAAACATATTCTCATGGCATGAGACAGAAGATTGTCGTCTCGGGTGTCCTCCTACATGATCCGGATGTCTGGATTCTGGATGAACCATTGACAGGATTAGATCCAAAATCCGCATACACATTAAAAGAAATGATGCGGGAACACGCAGAAAAAGGGAAAATCGTCTTTTTTTCAACGCATGTGCTTGAAGTCGTTGAACAAGTGTGCGATGAAGTAGCAATCATTAATCATGGAAGATTGCAATTTAAAGGAAATATGCCTGAGATGAAAAAACAATTTAAAGAAAACGAGAATTTAGAGAAAATGTTTTTGGAGCTTACTCAGCATGGTTAA
- a CDS encoding putative ABC transporter permease subunit, whose product MVKTWKLIKTMVKMQFSMAGKRASEKLGLFLVVLIGLPMGIALLYLLNGMISSLYNALAPSGNENVVLALLFVFMSMVYILVSFTSILSSFYFAEDVEAFIALPLQPYQIIAGKSAVPFIQLYGVNTAIVLPSLFMYGNASGSEAAYYVYAFIVWLFLPVLPFVIAAILLMFFMRFANISKNKDRTKVLAGIFSFVFLIVFNVIIRMNMDAGKMSENVASMIHEKNGMLTMITQFFPNAYFGSMGLSEASNWVGLIHLLIYVCLSIVCILIFMTLGQSLYFKGVLGLSGGSRQKSKDLSLKGEGKQRPIVFAALIKELKVIFRTPTFFTQIVIQSLLFPFFLIVVFFMESSSTFNQLGSMVSNYDAKSLLLIMVGFTSLVVGVNPAAITSVSRDGKSWFTHLYLPVSAEAIMFSKVLAAFLLNALSIVIIGVISLVIFHVPFYTWVLWFILSLFISLATSLLGTVVDLYDPKLMWTDEREIFKGRFIGLIVLGVEGMTLGLSLLLLWNISAVKSPSSTALLLLLVLLAISMICFKLLKKLTKEKFFNLLQ is encoded by the coding sequence ATGGTTAAAACGTGGAAACTTATCAAAACGATGGTTAAAATGCAATTTTCAATGGCGGGAAAGAGAGCAAGTGAAAAACTCGGTCTCTTTCTGGTAGTCCTCATCGGTCTTCCTATGGGAATTGCTTTACTTTATTTATTAAATGGAATGATTAGCAGCCTTTACAACGCACTTGCTCCATCCGGTAATGAAAATGTCGTATTAGCACTGTTATTTGTATTTATGAGTATGGTCTACATATTGGTAAGTTTTACCTCAATATTAAGTTCTTTTTACTTTGCTGAAGATGTGGAGGCATTCATTGCCTTGCCGCTTCAACCTTACCAAATCATTGCCGGGAAGTCAGCTGTTCCTTTCATCCAATTGTATGGAGTCAATACTGCGATCGTCCTTCCAAGTTTATTCATGTACGGAAACGCGAGCGGTTCCGAAGCAGCATACTACGTGTATGCTTTCATCGTATGGCTTTTCCTTCCTGTGCTGCCTTTCGTCATTGCTGCCATCCTGCTCATGTTTTTTATGAGATTCGCGAATATTTCTAAAAACAAAGACCGTACGAAAGTTTTAGCAGGTATTTTTTCTTTTGTCTTTCTTATTGTCTTCAATGTAATCATTCGAATGAACATGGATGCTGGTAAAATGAGTGAGAATGTAGCTTCGATGATTCACGAAAAAAATGGAATGCTTACTATGATTACTCAATTCTTTCCAAACGCCTATTTCGGCTCAATGGGGCTGTCTGAAGCTTCAAATTGGGTGGGATTGATTCATTTGCTGATTTACGTATGTTTATCTATTGTATGTATTCTTATTTTTATGACGCTCGGCCAATCTTTGTACTTCAAAGGAGTGCTGGGGCTTTCCGGAGGAAGCAGACAAAAAAGCAAAGACCTATCCCTAAAAGGAGAAGGCAAACAGCGTCCGATCGTATTCGCTGCATTAATAAAGGAATTGAAGGTTATTTTTCGGACCCCTACCTTCTTTACTCAAATTGTCATTCAAAGTCTTCTATTTCCGTTCTTCTTAATTGTGGTCTTTTTTATGGAATCCTCCAGTACCTTCAACCAATTGGGATCGATGGTAAGTAATTATGATGCAAAGTCACTGCTCCTCATAATGGTTGGTTTTACGAGCCTGGTAGTCGGGGTAAACCCTGCAGCTATTACGTCCGTTTCCCGTGATGGAAAAAGCTGGTTCACTCATTTATATCTGCCTGTGTCTGCGGAAGCTATTATGTTCAGCAAAGTGTTAGCTGCTTTTTTATTAAATGCACTTTCCATAGTGATTATCGGTGTCATTAGCTTAGTGATCTTTCATGTGCCATTTTATACGTGGGTCCTGTGGTTCATCCTTTCCCTCTTCATCAGCCTTGCAACTAGTCTCCTCGGTACTGTAGTAGACTTGTATGATCCTAAATTGATGTGGACGGATGAAAGAGAAATATTTAAGGGCAGATTCATTGGCCTGATTGTGCTCGGTGTGGAAGGCATGACATTAGGTTTATCCCTTTTACTCTTATGGAATATAAGTGCAGTGAAAAGCCCTTCGTCAACGGCACTATTGCTGTTATTGGTGCTGCTTGCGATCTCAATGATATGCTTTAAGCTATTAAAAAAATTGACAAAGGAAAAATTCTTCAACTTGCTGCAGTAA
- a CDS encoding universal stress protein → MYKSILVAADGSDHSIRTAEQAAELARLQQEAFITIMYVVDGDRSKYDAINEGNKESIQRKRHERLAPVEQVFKQEGLDYKLEIQRGDPGPSIVKFANDEKFDIVIIGSRGLNTLQEMVLGSVSHKVAKRAHCPVMIVK, encoded by the coding sequence ATGTATAAGAGTATTTTAGTAGCGGCAGATGGATCGGACCATTCGATAAGAACGGCTGAACAAGCGGCAGAACTTGCCCGTTTACAGCAAGAAGCGTTTATTACCATTATGTATGTCGTCGATGGAGATCGTTCAAAATATGATGCCATAAACGAAGGGAATAAGGAAAGTATCCAACGAAAAAGGCATGAACGTCTTGCACCGGTTGAACAAGTCTTTAAACAGGAAGGACTCGATTATAAATTGGAAATTCAAAGAGGAGATCCTGGACCTTCCATAGTTAAGTTTGCCAACGATGAAAAATTTGATATTGTCATCATTGGAAGCAGAGGCTTAAATACGCTTCAAGAAATGGTACTTGGAAGTGTCAGTCATAAGGTAGCCAAACGTGCTCATTGTCCTGTGATGATAGTGAAATAG
- a CDS encoding SulP family inorganic anion transporter has product MNTQTIKQQWFGNVKNDVLSGMVVAMALIPEAIAFSIIAGVDPMVGLYASFCIAVVISFMGGRPAMISAATGAMALVMVTLVKDYGLQYLLAATILTGILQFILGSLRIGQLMKFVPRSVMVGFVNALAILIFSAQLPHFTGEGWQMYAMVAGSLAIIYILPRFTKAVPSPLIAIIFMTILTMTTGASLKTVGDIGNLSSTLPLFLIPDLPLSFETLQIIFPVSLALAFVGLLESLLTSQIVDDMTDTMSDKNKEARGQGIANIISGFFGGMAGCAMIGQSVVNVSSGGRGRLSTLVAGVFLMMLIILFNDVLVQIPMGVLVGVMFMVSINTFDWSSLTRLHKVPVTDSVVMVSTVATVVTTHDLSKGVFAGVLLSAVFFVAKISKLHIDKEWDKTTRKVKYIVRGQVFFASIESLMNQIECNEDIDQVEIDFTHAHVWDDSAVAAIEKLLLKFRENNTDVKIAGLNKDSSKLVTKLGVHHKANASFTDY; this is encoded by the coding sequence TTGAACACACAAACAATTAAACAACAATGGTTTGGAAACGTAAAAAACGATGTGCTCTCAGGGATGGTTGTAGCTATGGCACTTATACCTGAGGCAATCGCTTTCTCTATCATAGCTGGAGTCGACCCCATGGTAGGTTTGTACGCTTCCTTCTGTATCGCTGTAGTCATTTCTTTTATGGGCGGACGGCCAGCCATGATTTCGGCTGCAACGGGTGCTATGGCTCTAGTTATGGTTACATTAGTGAAAGATTATGGGCTGCAATATTTATTGGCGGCCACCATTTTGACAGGGATCCTGCAGTTTATTTTAGGCTCCTTACGAATTGGGCAGCTAATGAAATTTGTGCCAAGATCTGTCATGGTAGGGTTCGTCAATGCTCTTGCTATTCTTATTTTCAGCGCCCAGCTTCCTCATTTCACTGGAGAAGGCTGGCAGATGTATGCTATGGTTGCTGGATCTTTAGCTATTATTTACATTCTTCCAAGATTTACAAAAGCAGTACCTTCTCCATTAATCGCTATTATTTTTATGACGATTTTAACAATGACAACAGGTGCCTCGTTAAAAACAGTGGGAGATATCGGAAACCTATCAAGTACTCTTCCCCTCTTTTTAATTCCAGACCTCCCTTTGTCCTTTGAAACGTTGCAAATTATTTTCCCTGTTTCCTTGGCTTTGGCATTCGTTGGTCTTCTTGAATCCCTGCTCACGTCTCAAATCGTGGATGACATGACAGATACAATGAGCGATAAGAATAAAGAAGCGCGTGGACAGGGAATCGCTAATATTATTTCCGGATTTTTTGGAGGAATGGCTGGATGCGCAATGATCGGCCAGTCAGTCGTAAATGTGTCTTCAGGAGGCCGTGGAAGGTTATCGACTTTAGTCGCAGGAGTCTTTCTCATGATGCTGATCATCCTGTTTAATGACGTTCTTGTACAAATTCCAATGGGGGTTCTCGTCGGAGTCATGTTTATGGTTTCCATTAATACCTTCGACTGGAGTTCGCTGACAAGGCTTCATAAAGTGCCGGTAACTGATTCGGTTGTAATGGTATCTACAGTAGCTACCGTTGTCACCACTCACGATTTATCCAAAGGGGTTTTTGCTGGAGTTCTATTGAGTGCGGTGTTCTTTGTTGCAAAAATTTCAAAACTTCATATCGATAAAGAATGGGATAAAACCACTCGGAAAGTTAAATATATCGTTCGTGGTCAAGTATTTTTCGCTTCTATAGAAAGTTTAATGAATCAAATCGAATGTAACGAAGATATTGACCAGGTCGAAATTGACTTTACACATGCACACGTCTGGGATGACTCGGCAGTTGCTGCAATTGAAAAACTATTACTAAAATTTCGTGAAAATAATACGGATGTAAAAATCGCAGGCTTAAACAAGGATAGTTCAAAACTCGTAACAAAGCTTGGCGTACACCATAAAGCCAATGCCTCATTTACCGACTATTAA
- a CDS encoding GNAT family N-acetyltransferase codes for MGPNTEDDSHFFVTQAIRDRKKRYRRRFVFVIFEKRVKKVIGNIEMNIHDWDGVGEIGFIIHPRYWGSGYATEAALLMLKYSFETCELHRVYATCDPANEASARVLDKIGMVKEGVLRKDLLIKGKWRDSAIYSMLICEWEKNKAL; via the coding sequence ATGGGACCAAATACAGAAGACGATTCTCATTTCTTTGTTACTCAAGCCATACGAGATAGAAAAAAGAGATACCGAAGAAGATTTGTTTTTGTCATTTTTGAAAAGCGAGTAAAGAAAGTTATTGGAAACATTGAAATGAACATTCATGACTGGGATGGTGTAGGAGAAATCGGTTTTATTATCCATCCTCGTTACTGGGGCAGTGGTTATGCTACAGAGGCAGCACTGTTGATGTTAAAGTACAGTTTTGAAACGTGCGAGCTTCACCGCGTATATGCAACTTGTGATCCTGCTAATGAGGCTTCTGCAAGAGTGTTGGATAAAATTGGGATGGTCAAAGAAGGAGTGCTGAGGAAAGATCTATTAATCAAGGGAAAATGGAGAGATTCTGCTATTTACAGTATGCTTATATGTGAATGGGAAAAAAACAAGGCTTTGTGA
- a CDS encoding DMT family transporter yields the protein MSNRNKGIILLLISAFGFSMMAALVKLSGDLPTVQKTLFRNLVSAMIAFVFVKYNKERLFGKKENQLLLLSRSAFGCIGIVLFFYAIDHLVLSDADMLNKLSPFLLIIFSAVFLKEKAQTYQIIAVMIAFIGTLFIIKPQFSLEIIPYLSGVFSAIFAAAAYTLLRVLGSREKYYTVVFYFSFFTTVFLLPFTIIYYEPMSVKQWIYLLSAGVFATLGQFGLTIAYKFAPAREISIFFYSTVVYSALLSVLLFGKVPDMWSIFGYLTIFGASYYMFVKNNRLAK from the coding sequence ATGAGTAACCGGAACAAAGGAATCATACTATTACTTATCTCGGCTTTTGGTTTTTCGATGATGGCCGCTCTCGTTAAACTATCAGGTGACCTTCCAACTGTGCAAAAAACCTTGTTTAGGAATTTAGTTTCCGCAATGATTGCGTTTGTTTTTGTAAAATATAATAAAGAACGATTGTTTGGAAAAAAAGAAAACCAACTGTTGTTATTGTCACGATCAGCCTTTGGCTGCATAGGCATTGTATTGTTTTTTTATGCGATCGATCACCTCGTACTTTCGGATGCTGATATGCTGAACAAACTCAGTCCATTTCTGTTGATTATTTTTTCAGCTGTATTTCTTAAAGAAAAGGCACAGACATACCAAATCATAGCAGTGATGATTGCATTCATTGGGACTTTGTTTATCATTAAGCCCCAGTTTTCTTTAGAAATCATCCCTTACTTATCAGGCGTTTTTTCGGCCATCTTTGCGGCAGCCGCCTACACTTTATTAAGAGTACTTGGGAGCAGAGAAAAATATTATACAGTCGTCTTCTATTTCTCATTTTTTACTACGGTCTTTCTTCTTCCATTTACAATCATTTATTATGAACCGATGTCCGTTAAACAATGGATTTACTTACTTTCAGCCGGAGTTTTTGCTACATTGGGGCAGTTTGGACTCACGATTGCTTATAAATTTGCGCCGGCAAGAGAAATTTCCATCTTCTTTTACTCAACAGTGGTCTATTCTGCGCTATTAAGTGTTTTACTCTTTGGTAAAGTTCCAGACATGTGGAGCATATTCGGTTATCTCACAATTTTTGGAGCTTCCTACTATATGTTTGTAAAAAACAATCGTCTCGCCAAATAA
- a CDS encoding class I SAM-dependent methyltransferase — MGFLYKLLFFLLLNYYMMDSKTITILLQRGRGRGKRKKNIGGSIRMIPNELKTHLGIAYDQQAAQRDRSTIQQWKIRERHFFLQNLLKENKRTLLEVGAGPGKDSLYFQKAGLDVFATDLSHEMIKLCRNKGLKSAQMSFDELSFPSATFDSVWALNCLLHVPKSQLHYVLLEIRRVLKEEGLFYMGVYGGIDHEGIWEQDFHEPKRFFSFYTNAQILQIAKSYFELVDFHDIPKEDIGDGNHHFQGLLLRKSAKKGEKI, encoded by the coding sequence ATGGGGTTTCTCTACAAGCTGCTCTTCTTTTTATTGTTAAACTATTATATGATGGATTCAAAAACAATTACGATTCTCTTACAAAGAGGAAGAGGAAGAGGAAAACGAAAGAAAAATATTGGAGGTTCTATAAGAATGATTCCAAACGAACTTAAAACTCATCTCGGAATTGCGTATGACCAGCAGGCTGCCCAAAGAGACCGGAGTACCATCCAGCAGTGGAAAATAAGAGAAAGACATTTTTTTCTCCAAAATTTATTAAAAGAAAATAAGAGGACCTTGCTTGAAGTAGGGGCAGGACCGGGCAAGGATAGTCTGTATTTCCAGAAAGCCGGACTGGATGTCTTTGCAACCGATCTATCTCATGAAATGATCAAGCTGTGCAGAAATAAAGGATTAAAATCCGCCCAGATGAGTTTTGATGAGCTCTCGTTTCCCTCTGCCACTTTTGACAGTGTATGGGCACTAAACTGCTTACTGCATGTGCCAAAATCACAGCTCCACTACGTATTGCTCGAAATTAGACGAGTCTTAAAAGAAGAGGGGCTATTTTATATGGGGGTTTATGGAGGAATCGATCACGAAGGCATTTGGGAACAGGATTTTCATGAACCTAAACGCTTTTTTTCCTTTTATACGAACGCACAGATTCTCCAAATCGCAAAATCCTACTTTGAGTTAGTCGACTTTCATGATATCCCTAAAGAAGATATAGGAGATGGCAACCATCACTTTCAAGGGCTGCTTTTAAGAAAGTCTGCGAAGAAAGGAGAAAAAATATGA
- a CDS encoding S66 family peptidase, which produces MIPAKLQPGDEVRIISPAESMEIIAPDQQKLAVTRLRKSGLEVSFSKHVSDKAPLLATSIDHRVQDIHDAFLDPAVKAVLTTIGGFESNQLLRYINYDIIRKNPKIFCGYSDITVLSNAFYQKAGLVTYSGPHFSTFGMEKGLEYTLEYFEKAFFTDDSYTIPQAETWSDDSWFIDQEKRTFHKNHGYKVINEGKTTGRTIGGNLCSLNLLQGTEYMPSLKEAVVFVEDDYMSIPETFDRDLQSLIHQPSFQEAKGLVVGRFQEKSGMTMELLEEIIRTKKELDHLPVIVNASFGHTTPQFTFPIGGRVTLEADREGAFIKIIEH; this is translated from the coding sequence ATGATCCCTGCAAAACTACAGCCCGGCGATGAAGTGAGGATCATTTCCCCGGCAGAAAGCATGGAAATTATTGCTCCTGACCAACAAAAACTGGCCGTAACACGACTGAGAAAGTCAGGCCTTGAGGTATCGTTTAGTAAGCATGTCAGTGATAAAGCACCACTGCTCGCAACGAGTATCGACCATAGGGTGCAGGACATTCACGATGCCTTTCTTGACCCAGCAGTGAAAGCCGTCCTTACCACGATTGGTGGATTTGAAAGTAACCAGCTTCTCCGTTACATAAACTACGATATCATAAGAAAGAATCCAAAGATTTTTTGCGGCTATTCAGATATCACTGTACTTTCCAACGCCTTCTACCAAAAAGCTGGACTTGTCACATACTCCGGCCCGCATTTTTCTACATTTGGGATGGAGAAAGGCCTTGAGTACACGTTAGAGTACTTTGAAAAAGCTTTTTTTACTGACGACTCATATACCATTCCACAGGCGGAAACATGGAGCGATGATTCATGGTTTATCGACCAGGAAAAGCGTACCTTTCATAAAAATCACGGGTATAAAGTAATCAATGAAGGAAAAACCACAGGCAGGACAATAGGCGGAAACCTCTGCTCCCTTAATCTCCTGCAGGGAACTGAATACATGCCCTCCTTAAAGGAGGCAGTGGTATTCGTAGAAGATGATTACATGTCCATCCCGGAAACGTTTGATCGAGATCTTCAATCCCTTATCCATCAACCATCCTTTCAGGAAGCCAAAGGATTAGTAGTAGGGAGATTTCAAGAAAAGTCCGGCATGACTATGGAACTGCTGGAAGAAATTATTCGTACCAAAAAAGAGCTTGATCACCTTCCAGTCATCGTAAATGCAAGCTTTGGGCATACGACACCTCAGTTTACCTTTCCAATTGGAGGAAGAGTGACATTAGAGGCAGATCGTGAAGGAGCTTTTATTAAGATCATTGAACATTAA
- a CDS encoding (S)-benzoin forming benzil reductase: protein MHYAIVTGDSRGIGEAFAKKFIEKNVNIVGISRTKNQELEQLAAAQNVEYKHFSCDLSEQNLVENCLEQVVKHVFHEQTHYVYLINNAGVIEPVEKVGRLQPDKLLKHLQINVAVPMLLFNRCLYEANQHGISSMLINITSGAAEKSVHGWSVYSSGKAAINKFTETAAMEQRDDDHIIFAFSPGVVDTDMQSEIRASSKEAFQDVEDFRQLKEEGKLRSPDTVAAVFIDLVNDPKSIKNGKVYRLYDLI from the coding sequence ATGCACTATGCCATTGTTACAGGAGATTCAAGAGGAATAGGCGAAGCTTTTGCCAAGAAGTTTATTGAGAAAAATGTCAATATAGTCGGGATTTCGCGAACAAAAAATCAAGAACTTGAACAATTAGCTGCAGCCCAAAACGTAGAATACAAGCACTTCAGTTGTGATTTAAGTGAGCAGAACCTGGTAGAAAACTGCTTAGAGCAAGTAGTAAAACACGTATTTCATGAGCAAACCCATTATGTTTATTTGATCAATAACGCAGGAGTCATTGAACCAGTTGAGAAAGTGGGGCGTCTTCAGCCGGATAAACTCTTGAAGCATTTACAAATTAATGTGGCAGTTCCTATGCTTTTATTTAATCGCTGCCTTTATGAGGCAAATCAACACGGAATTTCCTCTATGCTGATTAACATTACTTCGGGGGCAGCGGAAAAATCTGTCCATGGCTGGAGTGTATATAGCAGCGGGAAGGCAGCGATTAACAAATTTACTGAGACAGCGGCAATGGAGCAGCGAGACGATGACCATATTATTTTTGCGTTCAGCCCCGGAGTGGTGGATACAGATATGCAAAGCGAAATTCGTGCCAGTTCTAAAGAAGCCTTTCAGGATGTGGAAGATTTTAGACAGTTGAAGGAAGAAGGGAAGCTGCGCTCTCCAGATACGGTAGCGGCTGTATTCATTGATCTCGTCAATGATCCTAAGTCGATAAAAAATGGAAAAGTATACAGGCTGTATGATCTAATCTAA
- a CDS encoding YczE/YyaS/YitT family protein, with the protein MKYVYLFLIYLAGLTVSSLGLALIIRSGLGVGPGDSVAVGVSMHFPITVGNVMIIAFVILLGINTWLERKRPQFESLIPIIIRGRTVDFFLYGLLENASYEVWWSQWGIFSLGLVATAVGVAVYLRTPFPRIPLDHFMMIVNEKTNQSKSSVRIFAESGMALIGYLLGAPVGLGTLIVALLLGPIIQFSYQWSRPIAKLWASPEHVRESS; encoded by the coding sequence ATGAAATATGTATACTTATTTCTAATCTATCTCGCCGGCCTGACTGTTTCAAGCTTAGGTCTTGCGCTGATTATACGTTCTGGTCTGGGCGTAGGTCCTGGCGACAGCGTAGCTGTTGGTGTATCCATGCACTTTCCAATTACTGTGGGAAATGTAATGATCATAGCCTTCGTCATCCTGCTTGGCATCAATACGTGGCTTGAACGTAAACGGCCGCAGTTTGAGTCGCTCATTCCAATAATTATTCGCGGCAGAACCGTGGATTTTTTCTTATATGGTTTACTGGAAAATGCCAGTTATGAAGTTTGGTGGTCCCAGTGGGGAATTTTTTCGCTTGGTCTGGTGGCTACAGCCGTCGGAGTTGCCGTTTATTTAAGGACGCCCTTTCCCCGGATCCCCCTCGATCATTTTATGATGATCGTAAACGAAAAAACGAACCAGTCAAAAAGCTCAGTCCGTATTTTTGCTGAATCAGGAATGGCCCTTATCGGTTATTTATTAGGTGCTCCTGTCGGCTTAGGAACGCTCATTGTGGCCCTTCTTCTCGGCCCCATTATCCAGTTTTCCTACCAATGGTCGCGGCCTATTGCTAAACTCTGGGCCTCTCCGGAGCATGTTAGAGAAAGTTCTTAA
- a CDS encoding ASCH domain-containing protein — translation MIHFMGLNENPFQLIRQGDKLYEIRLNDTKRKRLRKGDQIEFTCLPDKRETLLVDILDLRTFVSFDQLFKTIPKEDLAKENCSHEELLNSTYQIYTKEQENKWGALAIQISLSSRFFPLRTIFSS, via the coding sequence ATGATTCACTTTATGGGGTTAAACGAAAACCCGTTTCAGTTAATTAGACAGGGAGACAAACTCTACGAAATTCGCTTAAATGATACGAAGCGGAAGCGGTTAAGAAAAGGCGATCAAATTGAATTTACCTGTCTCCCGGACAAAAGGGAAACGCTGTTGGTCGATATTTTGGACCTCAGAACGTTTGTCAGTTTTGATCAATTATTTAAAACGATCCCTAAAGAAGATCTTGCGAAAGAAAATTGCAGTCACGAAGAGCTGTTAAACAGTACGTATCAAATCTATACGAAAGAACAGGAGAATAAATGGGGAGCTCTTGCTATTCAGATCAGCTTGAGCAGCCGTTTTTTCCCTTTACGAACGATTTTTTCATCATAA
- the dat gene encoding D-amino-acid transaminase: protein MSVYDYVLTEQEFVNKNELKYPFEERGLQFGDGIYEVIRVYDGEYYLIDEHVERLYRSAEAVKLQIPLEKQEMYQRLSDLLTKNKVETNAKVYMQITRGSAPREHAFPIDTTANLYAYVQDLPRKTKLMKEGISAISYPDVRWEWCYIKSLNLLPNVIAKQEAEEKGSFEAILHKDGEVTECSSSNIYLVREGKVYTHPAKKNILHGCVRSRVHKFCEDEEIPFIEEAFRLEDLQYAEELFLTSSTAEVMPVTKVDDLVIGEGKPGPLTRNLQRTYEKDAGLAGSRSIFKETTA, encoded by the coding sequence ATGAGTGTTTATGATTATGTTTTGACTGAACAAGAATTTGTTAATAAAAATGAGCTTAAGTATCCCTTTGAAGAAAGAGGACTGCAATTTGGAGACGGCATTTATGAAGTCATCCGTGTTTATGACGGAGAGTATTACTTGATCGACGAACATGTGGAGCGCTTATACCGATCTGCAGAGGCTGTGAAATTGCAGATTCCATTAGAAAAACAGGAAATGTATCAACGGCTAAGTGATCTATTAACAAAAAATAAAGTAGAAACCAATGCCAAAGTATACATGCAGATCACTAGAGGCTCTGCACCACGGGAGCATGCTTTTCCAATTGATACCACGGCTAACTTATATGCGTATGTGCAGGATCTACCAAGAAAAACAAAATTGATGAAAGAAGGCATATCGGCCATTTCCTATCCAGATGTACGCTGGGAATGGTGTTACATTAAGAGTTTAAATTTGCTGCCCAACGTAATAGCCAAACAGGAAGCAGAAGAAAAGGGAAGTTTTGAAGCCATCCTGCATAAGGACGGCGAAGTTACTGAGTGCAGCTCTTCAAATATTTACTTAGTTCGTGAAGGGAAAGTGTACACCCATCCTGCAAAGAAGAATATTCTTCATGGGTGCGTGCGTTCACGTGTTCATAAGTTTTGTGAAGATGAGGAAATCCCCTTTATTGAAGAAGCCTTTCGATTAGAAGATCTGCAGTATGCTGAGGAACTCTTTCTGACCAGCAGTACAGCAGAAGTGATGCCCGTCACTAAGGTGGATGACCTGGTGATTGGGGAAGGAAAACCCGGCCCGCTTACTCGTAATTTACAACGGACTTATGAGAAAGACGCCGGTCTTGCAGGGTCACGTTCTATTTTTAAAGAGACAACAGCATAA